In one window of Mobula birostris isolate sMobBir1 chromosome 25, sMobBir1.hap1, whole genome shotgun sequence DNA:
- the LOC140187814 gene encoding protein HP-25 homolog 1-like, translated as MGAKGEPGEAGSTGPTGPCGIAGRKGARGARGPSGTPGTKGSTGLPGLPGLRGANGKNGLQGAKGTYGDPGATGQPGAQGARGKPGYKGVAGDPGEPGTPGLSITWSRSAFCVKLGTGSVLSNHPIDFHEILYNEDGDYNTENGTFNCRIAGVYAFHAYFEVKTGNAQIAIMVNDQRIYHNSQPYSSYPEMSTVGTIVELKVGDKVWVQPIDSDTGICHNSYFMGYLIYDRK; from the coding sequence ATGGGAGCAAAAGGTGAACCAGGTGAAGCAGGATCTACGGGACCAACTGGACCTTGTGGTATTGCTGGAAGAAAAGGTGCAAGAGGTGCAAGAGGTCCCAGTGGGACGCCAGGAACAAAAGGAAGCACTGGTCTCCCTGGACTACCAGGACTAAGAGGTGCGAATGGCAAGAATGGCCTCCAAGGTGCAAAAGGTACTTATGGTGATCCTGGAGCAACTGGACAACCTGGAGCTCAAGGCGCACGAGGAAAGCCGGGATACAAAGGAGTAGCAGGTGATCCTGGAGAACCAGGTACTCCAGGACTCTCCATTACCTGGAGTAGGTCTGCTTTTTGTGTCAAACTTGGCACTGGCAGTGTTCTCAGTAACCACCCAATCGACTTCCACGAAATTCTGTATAATGAAGATGGCGACTATAATACTGAGAACGGTACATTTAATTGTCGCATTGCTGGTGTCTATGCATTCCATGCATATTTTGAAGTGAAAACAGGAAATGCACAGATTGCAATAATGGTAAATGACCAACGTATTTACCACAATTCCCAGCCATATTCTTCAtatcctgaaatgtcaactgttggaACTATTGTGGAACTGAAAGTAGGTGACAAAGTCTGGGTACAGCCTATCGATTCTGATACTGGTATTTGCCATAACAGTTATTTCATGGGTTACTTGATTTATGACCGCAAATAA